From the Niveibacterium microcysteis genome, the window AACCTGGCCAACGCGTCGCCCGACAGCATGCCCAGATCAACCCCCTCGCCTGCTTCGGCGAGCCGGCGACTGAGCGCGAGCTGGTTGTCAGCAATCGCAATCGTGATGCCCGGCAGCCCAAGGCAAGCGCGCTCCCAAGTCATGCTGCCGCCGGCGCCGATGAACAGATCGGCCGCCAGCATGCGTTGCGCGATGTCGCGCGCGCCCACAGTGAGATGTGCCTGCGGTAGCCCGGCGCACAGATCGAGAAGTCCAGCCTGGTGCGGGTTGCCCGCGCCGACGACAACGTCGAGTTCGACACGCCGCCCAAGCTCGCCCATCACTTGCAGCACTTGTCCCGTTGCGTTCGGTGCATCGGCGCCGCCAAAACAAACCAGAATCCGCACGACTTCCGGCCGGCGCGGGCGCAGCTGCGAACGTGCTGCAGCGAAGTCCGGCCGCAGCAGCGCCCATTCCGGGCCGAAAAGCGTCTCGCATTGCGCCGGGACAAGCCCGGCATAGCGCACAACCGGGCTGTCGTGCCAATTCTGGTCGAGTAGCAGTTGGCAGTGATGGGGTCGATCGGCGAGGTCATCAATCACCATCACCGCACCAACCTCATCCGCGATCGCCGTTTCCCAAGCGGCATCGAGCCGGTAGTGATCGACGATCAGCCAATCCGGACGGCGCCCCAGTGCCGCAGACGTTGCCGCCACGTCGGCACGTTGATCGTTCTCTGCGGCGTCGATCAAATGTAGCGGAACTCCCGCAGCGCCGATGGCCGTGGCGGCTGCTTCTCCCCCCGGCCGGCTGACAAAGACGCACTCCGCGCCCAGCTTTTTCAACGCTTCTGCGAGCGCGAGACAGCGCATGACATGGCCATGGCCGATCACAGCTGATGCATCGGCGCGGAAAACGACCCTCATTCGCCCGCTTCGCGCATCGCGCGTAACAGCCACTCAGCCCGGCGCCAATCCTCTTCAGTGTCGATGTCCTGCACCCGATGGCGCGGCAACAGGAACATGCGGGAACGGGGACCGAACATCGGCACGTTGTCGCGCCAGTGCTGTGCGTAGCCGATGTAGAACTGGCCAGCGTCGTGAAAGGCTTCCGGAAGATCTTGCGAACGTTTCCCGATGTGCTCGGGAAACATCGGCCCCAACTCACCATCCGCGTTCAACGTGATCGCACGAAGGATCGGGAAGTCAAAGGTCGTCGCAGTAAAGACAAAACACGCACCACTGTCCTGCAGCGTCGATCCGGCCTCAACAAGATCCTGCGCGCGAACAAAGGGCGCAGTGGCATACAGGCAGCAGACGGTCGTGGGCGCTTCGCCCGACGCGGCCAGCCAGTCAATCGCGTGAACCACGACAGGCGCCGTGCCGACATGGTCGTCCGACAAGGCGGGCGGGCGAGTAAACGGCACTTCGGCGCCCCACTCCTGCGCCACGGCGGCGATACCCGCATCGTCGGTCGACACCACGACCCGGTCGAACAGCTTGCTCTCAAGCGCCGCCGTGATTGACCACGCGATCATCGGACGACCGGCGAAGGATCGGATGTTCTTGCGGGGTATGCGCTTGCTGCCGCCGCGCGCGGGGATTACGCAGAGCCTCACCGGAGCACCTCAGTAAGCGTGGCGATAACACGATCCTGCTCAGAATCGGTGAGATCCGCATAGATCGGGAGCGACAAGGTGCGGTCGGCGTACCACTCGGCAACCGGGAAGTCGCCCGGCGCAAAGCCCTGAGCACGGTAGTAAGGCTGCAGATGAACCGGGAGGTAATGCACCTGCACGCCGATTCCGGCTTCGCGAAGGCGCTCATACACCTGCCGGCGCTGCTCCGCACCGCGCAGCAGTATCGGATAGAGGTGATACGCCGACAGCGCATTGGGCCTTTGCCACGGCCGCTGAAGCGGCAAGGCCGCGAGCGCATTGTCGTAGCGCAGCGCCAACGCGCGGCGCCGTGCAAGAAATGCGTCAATTCGTGCGACCTGGCTGGCGCCCAGCGCGGCCTGCAGGTCGGTGATCCGGTAATTCCAGCCAAGTTCCTGTTGCTCGTAGTACCAGCCGCCCTCGTCCTTGTTCTCCAAACGAGTCAGCTCGCGCTCAATCCCGTGGCTGCGAAGCCGCCGGGCCGAATCGGCAATGCGCGCATCGGCTGTCAGCAACATGCCTCCTTCGGC encodes:
- the pseF gene encoding pseudaminic acid cytidylyltransferase codes for the protein MRLCVIPARGGSKRIPRKNIRSFAGRPMIAWSITAALESKLFDRVVVSTDDAGIAAVAQEWGAEVPFTRPPALSDDHVGTAPVVVHAIDWLAASGEAPTTVCCLYATAPFVRAQDLVEAGSTLQDSGACFVFTATTFDFPILRAITLNADGELGPMFPEHIGKRSQDLPEAFHDAGQFYIGYAQHWRDNVPMFGPRSRMFLLPRHRVQDIDTEEDWRRAEWLLRAMREAGE
- the pseG gene encoding UDP-2,4-diacetamido-2,4,6-trideoxy-beta-L-altropyranose hydrolase is translated as MRVVFRADASAVIGHGHVMRCLALAEALKKLGAECVFVSRPGGEAAATAIGAAGVPLHLIDAAENDQRADVAATSAALGRRPDWLIVDHYRLDAAWETAIADEVGAVMVIDDLADRPHHCQLLLDQNWHDSPVVRYAGLVPAQCETLFGPEWALLRPDFAAARSQLRPRRPEVVRILVCFGGADAPNATGQVLQVMGELGRRVELDVVVGAGNPHQAGLLDLCAGLPQAHLTVGARDIAQRMLAADLFIGAGGSMTWERACLGLPGITIAIADNQLALSRRLAEAGEGVDLGMLSGDALARLPAVLESMLADPVQVQGMGAALARRCDGLGASRVAQRLYGLRAS
- the pseC gene encoding UDP-4-amino-4,6-dideoxy-N-acetyl-beta-L-altrosamine transaminase; its protein translation is MIPYGRQSISHEDLAAVEAVLRSDWLTQGPAVPRFEAAVADYVGARQAVAVNSATSALHIACAALGVGPGSRVWTVPNTFVASANCARYCGAEVGFVDIDSRSYCIDAADLERRLQAARASASLPDVLVSVDFAGQPCDYEAIAKLKAEFGFRVIEDASHAIGATLGDLRVGALPVADITVFSFHPVKIVTSAEGGMLLTADARIADSARRLRSHGIERELTRLENKDEGGWYYEQQELGWNYRITDLQAALGASQVARIDAFLARRRALALRYDNALAALPLQRPWQRPNALSAYHLYPILLRGAEQRRQVYERLREAGIGVQVHYLPVHLQPYYRAQGFAPGDFPVAEWYADRTLSLPIYADLTDSEQDRVIATLTEVLR